A DNA window from Actinomadura coerulea contains the following coding sequences:
- a CDS encoding Ldh family oxidoreductase has translation MAGTTTVPADWLIDTVTGVFRGGGLSERAARTVAESLVVADMRGTSSHGVLLVPMYLRRLRDRSVTTRERAEVVVDWGAVAVLDARHALGQLTGDQAMEIAVAKARAHGVGAVTVRHAFHFGAASRYAAAAAAAGCVGVATANTRPLMPAPGGAEPVTGNNPLAIAVPRSGAAPVVLDMALSEAALGKIRLAAQEDRPIPAHWATDAQGRPTTDPQAALAGMLLPAAGPKGYGLALAIDVLAGVLSGGAYGSGVNGLYKDTAVPNDCAHFFLALDVAAFGDPGRFAERLEDLLGQVTGARRAPGTDRLLLPGQLEESRAAAAREKGVPVSDGALRALLEEAERVGLALPLPPGSAAAGERRADE, from the coding sequence ATGGCAGGCACCACGACAGTGCCGGCGGACTGGCTCATCGATACGGTGACCGGCGTCTTCCGCGGCGGCGGCCTGTCCGAGCGCGCCGCGAGGACGGTCGCCGAGTCGCTCGTCGTCGCCGACATGCGCGGCACGTCCTCGCACGGCGTGCTGCTGGTCCCGATGTACCTGCGGCGGCTGCGCGACCGTTCGGTGACCACCCGGGAGCGCGCGGAGGTCGTGGTCGACTGGGGCGCGGTCGCCGTCCTGGACGCGCGGCATGCGCTGGGCCAGCTGACCGGCGACCAGGCCATGGAGATCGCGGTGGCCAAGGCGCGCGCCCACGGCGTCGGCGCCGTCACGGTGCGGCACGCCTTCCATTTCGGCGCCGCCTCCCGGTACGCGGCGGCGGCCGCCGCCGCGGGCTGCGTCGGGGTCGCGACGGCCAACACCCGGCCGCTGATGCCGGCTCCCGGAGGAGCGGAACCGGTAACGGGCAACAATCCCCTGGCGATCGCCGTCCCCCGCTCCGGCGCCGCTCCGGTCGTGCTCGACATGGCGCTGTCCGAGGCGGCGCTCGGCAAGATCCGGCTCGCGGCGCAGGAGGACCGGCCGATACCGGCGCACTGGGCCACGGACGCGCAAGGCCGGCCGACGACCGACCCGCAGGCGGCACTGGCCGGAATGCTCCTGCCCGCGGCGGGCCCGAAGGGTTACGGGCTCGCCCTGGCCATCGACGTGCTCGCGGGGGTGCTCTCGGGCGGCGCGTACGGCTCGGGAGTGAACGGGCTGTACAAGGACACCGCTGTGCCGAACGACTGCGCGCACTTCTTCCTCGCCTTGGACGTGGCCGCCTTCGGCGACCCCGGGCGGTTCGCCGAGCGCCTCGAGGACCTGCTCGGCCAGGTCACCGGTGCCCGGCGGGCGCCGGGGACGGACCGGCTGCTCCTGCCGGGACAGTTGGAGGAGTCGCGTGCCGCCGCCGCCCGCGAGAAGGGCGTGCCGGTCTCGGACGGCGCGCTGCGGGCACTTTTGGAGGAGGCGGAGCGGGTGGGGCTCGCCCTCCCCCTCCCGCCAGGGAGCGCAGCAGCCGGAGAGAGGAGAGCGGATGAGTGA
- a CDS encoding phytoene desaturase family protein produces the protein MSDATDAIVIGSGVNGLVAAAELAGSGWSVTLVEANSRLGGFIATDERTLPGYLHDTFSAWHPLFVSGPGYARLGEELHRHGLTYRNTDGPLTASVADDGRVVVADRDPEATAAGFADAEDRRRYLASLGRLADNADQIGALMGSEITATALLRNAGTMVRRLGRAGAEAWARDLATSGRAWCRREFNGPEVDHLWAPWLLHAGLSPDHASGGFMIPVLAATMHGSGLPVVEGGAGRFVAAFESLLRARGVEILTGTTVERIAVEGGRATGVVAGGRTLRAARAIVASVTPTALYGRLLPPGSVSDTVLRQARGFRYGRGEMHIHVALSAPPSWRDERLARVPLLHVSDGSASTGIACAQAEAGLLPDRPTVVVGRQDVLDPSRVPEGAAALWLQLQETPFAPVGDAAGELDAAGAWTPELARGYAARVLDRVERHAPGLQEKVLAIDVITPADLAAGNPNAEFGDPYGGSAELDQNFFWRPLPGARRHSTPVRGLWHIGASTHPGAGLNGASGHLVAEALTAPRPAGARVRAAARLGRRRTAR, from the coding sequence ATGAGTGACGCGACGGACGCGATCGTGATCGGTTCCGGGGTGAACGGCCTGGTCGCGGCGGCCGAGCTCGCGGGTTCCGGCTGGTCGGTGACGCTGGTCGAGGCGAACAGCCGGCTGGGCGGCTTCATCGCCACGGACGAGCGCACGCTCCCCGGCTACCTCCACGACACGTTCTCCGCCTGGCACCCCCTGTTCGTCTCCGGTCCCGGCTACGCGCGACTCGGCGAGGAGCTGCACCGCCACGGCCTGACGTACCGCAACACAGACGGCCCGCTCACCGCGAGCGTCGCAGACGACGGGCGCGTCGTGGTCGCCGACCGCGACCCCGAGGCGACCGCCGCCGGTTTCGCGGACGCCGAGGACCGCCGGCGCTACCTGGCGTCGCTCGGACGGCTCGCGGACAACGCCGACCAGATCGGCGCGCTGATGGGATCGGAGATCACCGCCACCGCGCTGCTGCGGAACGCCGGCACGATGGTCCGCCGCCTGGGAAGGGCTGGCGCGGAGGCCTGGGCGCGTGACCTGGCCACCAGCGGCCGCGCCTGGTGCCGCCGCGAGTTCAACGGTCCGGAGGTCGACCACCTGTGGGCGCCTTGGCTGCTGCACGCCGGGCTCTCCCCCGACCACGCCTCGGGCGGTTTCATGATCCCGGTCCTGGCGGCGACGATGCACGGATCCGGACTGCCGGTGGTGGAAGGGGGCGCCGGTCGCTTCGTCGCGGCCTTCGAGTCGCTCCTTCGCGCCCGCGGAGTGGAGATCCTCACCGGCACGACCGTGGAGCGGATAGCGGTCGAAGGCGGGCGCGCGACCGGCGTCGTGGCCGGTGGCCGGACCCTGCGGGCGGCCCGCGCCATCGTCGCGTCCGTGACTCCGACGGCGCTGTACGGGCGGCTGCTGCCGCCCGGCTCGGTCAGTGACACGGTGCTGCGCCAGGCGCGCGGCTTCCGGTACGGACGCGGCGAGATGCACATCCATGTCGCTCTGTCGGCACCGCCCAGCTGGCGCGACGAGCGGCTGGCCCGTGTCCCCCTCCTGCACGTATCCGACGGCTCCGCGAGCACGGGCATCGCCTGCGCCCAGGCCGAGGCCGGACTGCTCCCCGACCGGCCGACCGTGGTCGTGGGCCGTCAGGACGTGCTCGATCCGTCCCGCGTGCCCGAGGGCGCCGCCGCCCTGTGGCTCCAGCTCCAGGAAACGCCCTTCGCGCCGGTCGGCGACGCCGCCGGAGAACTGGACGCGGCGGGCGCCTGGACCCCTGAACTGGCCCGGGGGTATGCCGCGCGTGTGCTCGACCGTGTCGAACGGCATGCCCCCGGCCTCCAAGAGAAGGTCCTCGCCATCGACGTGATCACTCCGGCCGACCTCGCGGCGGGCAACCCGAACGCCGAGTTCGGCGATCCCTACGGCGGCTCCGCCGAGTTGGACCAGAACTTCTTCTGGCGACCGCTTCCCGGCGCCCGGCGCCACAGCACACCCGTGCGCGGGCTCTGGCACATCGGGGCCTCGACGCATCCGGGCGCGGGCCTCAACGGCGCGTCGGGGCACCTCGTGGCCGAGGCGCTGACCGCGCCCCGCCCCGCCGGTGCCCGCGTCCGCGCCGCCGCGCGCCTCGGCCGCCGCCGCACCGCCCGCTGA
- a CDS encoding SDR family NAD(P)-dependent oxidoreductase, whose product MKVGFDATGEVLLVTGGASGIGAAVAEAYAAAGGTAVVLDTAAPSPGPPPRDRVERHRVDVADRDAVFSCVADVLDRHGRIDGLIAGAAIQPRSDVVAMDPDEWRRTLAVNLDGVVWACQAVLPTMIERRSGSILVFSSGLAHAGRAQASAYAASKGALIPFARSLAAEVAEHRVRVNIVLPGVIDTPQFRLANPEGGEREHWGRTTGIGAPDDVVGPLMFLLSDAATMTGSQLSRDRALSKE is encoded by the coding sequence ATGAAAGTCGGCTTCGACGCCACTGGCGAGGTACTACTCGTCACCGGCGGTGCGAGCGGCATCGGCGCCGCGGTCGCGGAGGCCTACGCCGCCGCGGGCGGGACGGCCGTCGTGCTCGACACCGCCGCGCCCTCCCCAGGCCCGCCGCCCCGCGATCGTGTCGAGCGGCACCGGGTGGACGTGGCAGACCGGGACGCCGTGTTCTCCTGCGTTGCGGACGTGCTCGATCGGCACGGCCGGATCGACGGGCTGATCGCCGGTGCGGCGATCCAGCCGCGCAGCGACGTGGTGGCCATGGACCCCGATGAGTGGCGGCGCACCTTGGCCGTCAATCTCGACGGGGTGGTGTGGGCCTGCCAGGCCGTGCTGCCGACGATGATCGAGCGGCGGTCGGGGTCGATCCTGGTGTTCTCCTCCGGTCTCGCCCACGCCGGCCGAGCACAGGCATCGGCGTACGCCGCGAGCAAGGGCGCGCTGATCCCTTTCGCCAGGTCGCTCGCCGCGGAGGTGGCCGAGCACCGGGTGCGGGTCAACATCGTCCTCCCGGGGGTGATCGACACCCCGCAGTTCCGTCTGGCCAACCCGGAAGGCGGCGAGCGCGAGCACTGGGGGCGGACGACGGGGATCGGCGCACCCGACGACGTGGTCGGCCCACTGATGTTCCTGCTGTCCGACGCCGCCACGATGACCGGCTCCCAACTGAGCCGCGACCGTGCCCTCAGTAAGGAGTGA
- a CDS encoding FAD-dependent monooxygenase: MTVPPEDLPVAVIGAGPVGLTTALGLAHYGVPVAVFEEDADLSLDTKAGTVLTRTLEVLHRYGALPGVLRASLRLEEIGDIDRATNTSARSVRTGTLVDDTRFPFVVNIPQHELEPVLRTALDARCPGALRMNHRLTGFTQKNDHVELRLDTPGGPRAVRARYVLACDGGRSPVRDLLGIAVSGKTLDERYMLVDLKVDLDVANPRDYPYLAYFGDPEEWMILVRQPHCWRFLYPLAPGRPEPTRRELADKCRRFIGDISGLEVIGTNVYTVHQRVAERWRVGRMFLVGDAAHLITPMWALGLNTGVLDASNLPWRLAWVLRGWAGEELLDGYESEQAPVAVQGAGQMAEAARTYMARRSDGVEAMGDGDWGNAFTRSLLGVRLDVDGTGDWSMVKSGSAPGAVRAGDRAPDLPLFGHDGMLFLHDLVADGFVALYFTDTRRGPRILGPESPGLRRFAVSRWDAPHDSGLRRRALFDPGGRVEQRFGVPPDTVVLVRPDAHVAAIASFAPHSGRDVAAELYARAVGRPVPVASEQSEREEAHVSG; this comes from the coding sequence ATGACCGTTCCGCCGGAGGACCTTCCCGTCGCCGTGATCGGGGCTGGGCCGGTCGGCCTCACGACGGCCCTGGGGCTGGCCCACTACGGGGTGCCCGTAGCGGTCTTCGAGGAAGATGCCGACCTCTCACTGGACACCAAGGCGGGAACGGTGCTCACACGGACACTGGAGGTGCTGCACCGGTACGGGGCGCTTCCCGGGGTGCTCCGGGCGTCGTTGCGGCTGGAGGAGATCGGCGACATCGACCGCGCGACCAACACGTCGGCGCGCAGCGTGCGGACCGGCACGCTCGTCGACGACACCCGGTTCCCCTTCGTGGTCAACATTCCTCAGCACGAGCTGGAGCCGGTGCTGAGGACGGCGCTCGACGCACGGTGCCCGGGCGCACTACGGATGAACCACCGGCTGACCGGGTTCACCCAGAAGAACGACCATGTGGAGCTGCGGCTCGACACCCCGGGCGGTCCGCGCGCCGTCCGGGCCCGATACGTGCTCGCCTGCGACGGCGGGCGGTCGCCGGTGCGGGATCTGCTCGGCATCGCCGTCAGCGGGAAGACGCTGGACGAGCGCTACATGCTCGTCGATCTCAAGGTGGACCTCGACGTGGCGAATCCCCGCGACTATCCCTACCTCGCCTACTTCGGGGATCCGGAGGAGTGGATGATCCTCGTGCGCCAGCCGCACTGCTGGCGGTTCCTGTACCCCCTCGCGCCGGGCCGGCCCGAACCCACGCGGCGGGAGCTGGCGGACAAATGCCGCAGGTTCATCGGCGACATCTCGGGGCTGGAGGTCATCGGCACCAACGTCTACACGGTGCACCAGCGGGTGGCCGAGCGGTGGCGGGTCGGGCGGATGTTCCTCGTGGGCGACGCCGCCCACCTGATCACGCCCATGTGGGCGCTCGGGCTCAACACGGGCGTGCTCGACGCCTCCAACCTGCCCTGGCGGCTGGCGTGGGTGCTGCGCGGCTGGGCTGGCGAGGAGTTGCTGGACGGATACGAGAGCGAGCAGGCACCGGTCGCCGTCCAGGGGGCCGGGCAGATGGCCGAGGCCGCACGCACCTACATGGCACGGCGTTCCGACGGCGTCGAGGCGATGGGCGACGGCGACTGGGGCAATGCGTTCACCCGCTCTCTCCTCGGCGTCCGCCTGGACGTCGACGGCACCGGCGACTGGTCGATGGTGAAGTCGGGGTCGGCGCCCGGCGCGGTCCGGGCGGGGGACCGCGCGCCCGACCTCCCGCTCTTCGGCCACGACGGAATGCTCTTCCTGCACGACCTGGTCGCGGACGGCTTCGTCGCGCTGTACTTCACCGACACGCGCCGCGGGCCGCGCATTCTCGGACCGGAGTCTCCGGGGCTGCGCCGCTTCGCCGTCAGCCGGTGGGACGCGCCGCACGACTCCGGCCTGCGGCGGCGTGCGCTCTTCGATCCCGGCGGCCGGGTCGAACAGCGGTTCGGTGTACCTCCCGACACCGTCGTGCTCGTCCGGCCGGACGCGCACGTGGCGGCGATCGCGTCGTTCGCCCCCCACTCCGGGCGCGACGTCGCGGCCGAGCTGTACGCCCGCGCCGTCGGCCGCCCCGTCCCCGTCGCGTCCGAGCAATCCGAAAGAGAGGAAGCCCATGTCAGCGGATGA
- a CDS encoding cupin domain-containing protein produces the protein MAEPLVTPRPPCPAGVSEHEWADNVSDPAAYSGAAPDRSREQLVTNGQGKLLGRFREVLLRTDDLEWVDKTLAGLSQRLLWRDDATGASIALVRFLKGAGIPSRHSHASNQFMFCLSGRYTYSPTGLTLTRGSFYWNPKGSMHGPTLAEEDSILLETYDGPHYPTQPEWYTDPADAR, from the coding sequence ATGGCTGAGCCGCTGGTCACGCCGCGCCCGCCATGCCCCGCGGGTGTGTCCGAGCACGAATGGGCGGACAACGTTTCCGATCCCGCTGCGTACTCCGGTGCGGCACCGGACCGGTCCCGCGAACAGCTCGTCACGAACGGCCAAGGGAAGCTCCTCGGCCGATTCCGTGAGGTCCTGCTTCGGACGGACGACCTGGAGTGGGTGGACAAGACGTTGGCCGGGCTCTCCCAGCGGCTGCTGTGGCGCGACGACGCGACAGGCGCGTCCATCGCTCTCGTCCGGTTCCTGAAGGGTGCCGGGATCCCGTCCCGCCACTCCCACGCGTCCAACCAGTTCATGTTCTGCCTGAGCGGGCGGTACACGTATTCGCCCACCGGGCTGACGCTGACCCGGGGCTCGTTCTACTGGAACCCGAAGGGCAGCATGCACGGTCCGACCCTCGCCGAAGAGGACTCGATCCTCCTTGAGACCTACGACGGGCCGCACTATCCGACTCAACCCGAGTGGTACACCGACCCCGCCGACGCACGGTAG
- a CDS encoding RidA family protein: protein MPKQEVRSVDLAVPNGHFAQAVSASSQGRLVFVSGMTARTRSGTVEGIGDITAQTHQVCRNIMAAMEAAGGTLDDIVRVDVYVRNMEDFEAIHAVRRQYFTGVPPASTLVEVSKFVNKDYLIEINAIAVLQDGQGEGT, encoded by the coding sequence ATGCCCAAGCAGGAAGTGAGATCCGTCGACCTGGCCGTCCCGAACGGCCATTTCGCCCAAGCCGTGTCAGCGAGTTCCCAAGGGCGACTGGTGTTCGTCTCCGGGATGACCGCTCGCACCAGATCCGGCACGGTCGAGGGGATCGGAGACATCACCGCGCAGACTCACCAGGTGTGCCGGAACATCATGGCCGCCATGGAAGCGGCCGGGGGCACGCTCGACGACATCGTGCGCGTCGACGTCTACGTGCGCAACATGGAGGACTTCGAAGCGATCCACGCCGTACGCAGGCAGTACTTCACCGGCGTGCCTCCCGCGTCGACGCTGGTCGAGGTCTCGAAGTTCGTGAACAAGGACTACCTGATCGAGATCAACGCTATCGCGGTCCTCCAAGACGGCCAGGGAGAGGGCACGTGA
- a CDS encoding fumarylacetoacetate hydrolase family protein, producing MRLAAVHHAGAAHIGLVAADGETIALLPPGLGTLDDAVRGGPPALDALAAAAMGAPACPLAEVTLTAPLRHFNRDILATGWNYWDHFDESLGKREGQDPKSRPTRPTFFGKGPGTVIGPYDDIAFDPDLSMKWDYEAEVAIVIGKDGRSIPEETALDHVFGYCVANDVSQRDLQRAHGGQWLKGKSVDATMPLGPWITTADEIADPYALRVQCEVNGKLLQDASTGQVAFRFERLIAELSLGMTLRAGDVVLTGTPSGIGNARDPQIFLADGDVVVTRVDRLGELRNRVARTVLT from the coding sequence GTGAGGCTCGCCGCGGTGCACCACGCCGGCGCGGCCCACATCGGGCTGGTAGCGGCGGACGGTGAGACGATCGCGCTGCTCCCCCCGGGGCTGGGCACCCTCGACGATGCCGTCCGCGGCGGCCCGCCCGCTCTGGATGCGCTCGCCGCGGCGGCGATGGGCGCCCCGGCGTGCCCCCTGGCCGAGGTGACGCTCACCGCCCCGCTGCGGCACTTCAACCGCGACATCCTCGCTACGGGCTGGAACTACTGGGACCATTTCGACGAGTCGCTCGGGAAACGCGAAGGGCAGGACCCGAAGTCGCGGCCGACCCGGCCGACCTTCTTCGGCAAGGGCCCAGGCACCGTGATCGGACCGTACGACGACATCGCCTTCGACCCGGACCTGTCCATGAAATGGGACTACGAGGCCGAAGTCGCGATCGTGATCGGGAAGGACGGCCGGTCGATCCCCGAGGAGACCGCGCTCGACCACGTCTTCGGCTACTGCGTGGCCAACGACGTGTCGCAGCGCGACCTGCAACGGGCCCACGGCGGGCAGTGGCTGAAGGGGAAGAGCGTCGACGCGACCATGCCGCTCGGACCATGGATCACCACCGCTGACGAGATCGCCGACCCCTACGCGCTGCGCGTCCAGTGCGAGGTCAACGGGAAGCTGTTGCAGGACGCCTCGACAGGGCAGGTCGCCTTCCGCTTCGAACGGCTCATCGCCGAACTCTCCCTGGGCATGACGCTCCGGGCCGGCGACGTCGTACTCACCGGCACGCCGAGCGGGATCGGCAACGCCCGCGACCCGCAGATCTTCCTCGCCGACGGCGACGTCGTCGTCACCAGGGTCGACCGCCTCGGCGAACTGCGGAACCGGGTCGCGCGCACCGTCCTGACCTGA
- a CDS encoding TIGR02611 family protein — MAINHEKDAPSPEPRLSHRFRARIRRNPLLNTAWRAGVFLTGAAVLATGLIMMVTPGPGLLGIVIGLAILATEFAWAQRALHRARTAADRAKEKALDPRARRRNTILGVLTAAALAAALTAYLAVYGTTLPWNIEDPTFWT, encoded by the coding sequence GTGGCAATAAATCATGAAAAGGACGCCCCGTCGCCGGAACCGCGCCTCTCCCACCGCTTCCGCGCCCGGATCCGGCGCAACCCGCTCCTCAACACCGCCTGGCGCGCCGGCGTCTTCCTCACCGGCGCCGCCGTCCTCGCCACGGGTCTGATCATGATGGTGACCCCCGGCCCCGGCCTCCTCGGCATCGTCATCGGCCTCGCCATCCTCGCCACCGAGTTCGCCTGGGCCCAGCGCGCCCTCCACCGAGCCCGGACCGCCGCCGACCGAGCCAAGGAAAAGGCCCTGGACCCCCGCGCCCGCCGCCGCAACACCATCCTCGGCGTCCTGACCGCCGCCGCCCTGGCCGCCGCCCTGACCGCCTACCTGGCCGTCTACGGCACGACCCTCCCCTGGAACATAGAAGACCCCACCTTCTGGACCTGA
- a CDS encoding SsgA family sporulation/cell division regulator, with protein MNSSTTVSAELGLRLVVPDRTTVPLLAGLEYAADDPYAIRMAFYVGDDEPVEWIFARELLTVGIVRKVGAGDVEVWPGEDDGTLNIALSSPFGDALFEVPLSPLADFLHRTYQAVPAGQESEFIDIDAELENLLWPS; from the coding sequence ATGAACAGCAGTACCACCGTCTCAGCAGAGCTGGGCCTTCGTCTCGTCGTCCCCGACCGCACGACCGTCCCTCTGCTGGCCGGGCTGGAGTACGCGGCCGACGACCCGTACGCGATCCGGATGGCCTTCTACGTGGGCGACGACGAGCCGGTCGAGTGGATCTTCGCTCGGGAGCTGCTCACCGTCGGCATCGTGCGCAAGGTCGGGGCCGGGGACGTCGAGGTCTGGCCCGGCGAGGACGACGGCACGCTCAACATCGCGCTGTCCTCCCCGTTCGGGGACGCGCTGTTCGAGGTGCCGCTCTCCCCTCTCGCCGACTTCCTCCACCGGACGTACCAGGCGGTGCCCGCCGGCCAGGAGAGTGAGTTCATCGACATCGACGCCGAGCTGGAGAACCTGCTCTGGCCGTCCTAG